The Medicago truncatula cultivar Jemalong A17 chromosome 4, MtrunA17r5.0-ANR, whole genome shotgun sequence genome includes a region encoding these proteins:
- the LOC25493567 gene encoding BOI-related E3 ubiquitin-protein ligase 1 isoform X2 yields MAVQAQYPSNILLLLNNNNRNGQEGQQPSGALGLSLLDQTHHSHNILCNNTSTNSRKRVREGTSPNVINHFSLQPPQPSQIIHLSQLHNHQQQNVSTGLRLSFDDQQQQRLQLQLQLQLHQQQQGCHSSSFSSLLPQGLVSQIKQQHDELDQYLQTQGENLRRTLADKRQKHYRELLNAAEEAVARRLREKEVEFAKATRRNAELEARTAQLTMEAQVWQAKARAQEAAAASLQAQLQQTIMCQTGEDAGGGVSCGVEGQAEDAESAYIDPDRVVEVAAARGKCRGCEKRVATVVVLPCRHLCVCTECDAHFRVCPVCFTPKNSTVEVFLS; encoded by the exons ATGGCTGTTCAAGCTCAatatccatccaatattcttcttcttcttaacaACAATAACAG AAATGGACAAGAAGGACAACAACCATCAGGAGCATTAGGACTATCACTTCTTGATCAAACTCATCATTCTCATAATATCCTATGCAACAACACAa GTACCAATTCTCGCAAGAGAGTAAGAGAAGGAACATCCCCTAACGTTATTAATCATTTCTCTTTACAACCTCCTCAACCTTCTCAAATTATTCATCTTTCTCAACTccataatcatcaacaacaaaatgtcTCCACTGGCCTTCGTTTATCATTTGatgatcaacaacaacaaagattacaattacaattacaattacaacttcatcaacaacaacaaggtTGTCACTCTTCATCTTTCTCATCTCTATTACCACAAGGACTTGTttctcaaatcaaacaacaacacGATGAATTAGACCAATATCTTCAAACCCAg GGAGAGAATCTACGGCGGACATTGGCGGATAAAAGGCAAAAACATTACCGGGAGCTACTAAATGCGGCGGAGGAAGCGGTGGCACGCCGGTTAAGAGAGAAAGAAGTGGAATTCGCAAAAGCCACACGCAGGAACGCGGAGTTAGAAGCGCGTACGGCCCAGTTAACCATGGAAGCCCAAGTATGGCAGGCAAAAGCCCGGGCCCAAGAAGCCGCAGCAGCTTCTCTGCAAGCCCAGCTGCAACAGACAATAATGTGCCAAACCGGCGAAGATGCCGGCGGCGGTGTCTCATGCGGCGTTGAAGGACAGGCTGAGGATGCTGAATCGGCTTATATTGACCCAGATAGAGTGGTGGAAGTTGCGGCGGCGCGTGGGAAATGTAGAGGGTGTGAAAAGCGCGTGGCAACGGTGGTTGTTTTACCTTGTCGGCATTTGTGTGTTTGTACAGAATGCGATGCGCATTTCAGAGTTTGCCCTGTTTGCTTTACTCCCAAGAATTCAACCGTTGAGGTCTTTCTCTCTtag
- the LOC25493567 gene encoding BOI-related E3 ubiquitin-protein ligase 1 isoform X1 has translation MAVQAQYPSNILLLLNNNNSRNGQEGQQPSGALGLSLLDQTHHSHNILCNNTSTNSRKRVREGTSPNVINHFSLQPPQPSQIIHLSQLHNHQQQNVSTGLRLSFDDQQQQRLQLQLQLQLHQQQQGCHSSSFSSLLPQGLVSQIKQQHDELDQYLQTQGENLRRTLADKRQKHYRELLNAAEEAVARRLREKEVEFAKATRRNAELEARTAQLTMEAQVWQAKARAQEAAAASLQAQLQQTIMCQTGEDAGGGVSCGVEGQAEDAESAYIDPDRVVEVAAARGKCRGCEKRVATVVVLPCRHLCVCTECDAHFRVCPVCFTPKNSTVEVFLS, from the exons ATGGCTGTTCAAGCTCAatatccatccaatattcttcttcttcttaacaACAATAACAG CAGAAATGGACAAGAAGGACAACAACCATCAGGAGCATTAGGACTATCACTTCTTGATCAAACTCATCATTCTCATAATATCCTATGCAACAACACAa GTACCAATTCTCGCAAGAGAGTAAGAGAAGGAACATCCCCTAACGTTATTAATCATTTCTCTTTACAACCTCCTCAACCTTCTCAAATTATTCATCTTTCTCAACTccataatcatcaacaacaaaatgtcTCCACTGGCCTTCGTTTATCATTTGatgatcaacaacaacaaagattacaattacaattacaattacaacttcatcaacaacaacaaggtTGTCACTCTTCATCTTTCTCATCTCTATTACCACAAGGACTTGTttctcaaatcaaacaacaacacGATGAATTAGACCAATATCTTCAAACCCAg GGAGAGAATCTACGGCGGACATTGGCGGATAAAAGGCAAAAACATTACCGGGAGCTACTAAATGCGGCGGAGGAAGCGGTGGCACGCCGGTTAAGAGAGAAAGAAGTGGAATTCGCAAAAGCCACACGCAGGAACGCGGAGTTAGAAGCGCGTACGGCCCAGTTAACCATGGAAGCCCAAGTATGGCAGGCAAAAGCCCGGGCCCAAGAAGCCGCAGCAGCTTCTCTGCAAGCCCAGCTGCAACAGACAATAATGTGCCAAACCGGCGAAGATGCCGGCGGCGGTGTCTCATGCGGCGTTGAAGGACAGGCTGAGGATGCTGAATCGGCTTATATTGACCCAGATAGAGTGGTGGAAGTTGCGGCGGCGCGTGGGAAATGTAGAGGGTGTGAAAAGCGCGTGGCAACGGTGGTTGTTTTACCTTGTCGGCATTTGTGTGTTTGTACAGAATGCGATGCGCATTTCAGAGTTTGCCCTGTTTGCTTTACTCCCAAGAATTCAACCGTTGAGGTCTTTCTCTCTtag